One genomic segment of Ancylobacter sp. IITR112 includes these proteins:
- a CDS encoding sugar ABC transporter ATP-binding protein, whose translation MSAAPERATAPVLELVDVRKSFGPIEILHGIDFALRAGEVHALIGENGAGKSTIMKILGGFLAPTSGAVRLDGAPAPYATGAQAEAAGVVVIHQEFNLAPDLTVTENIWLGREKGRLFLDHRAMREGTQALLDELGSTIRPEARIRDLPVSDRQMVEIAKALSRKARVLIMDEPSAVLTHREVEVLFRQIERLRAQGVALLYTSHRLEEITRLADRVTVLRDGAVVRRAGRGELSEDGMATAMVGRELADIYPQKRHHAGSVALEVRSFSVPPLVRDISFTLRRGEVLGISGLVGSGRTELAEGLVGLRPVTGEVLRHGIPVTIGSVRDAAASGMAYLTEDRKERGLLLDKNLTENLTLSTLARFGALFIDGRREEEALTRAIGEFDIRAPRRDMKVGNLSGGNQQKLLLAKTMLGDPEIVIIDEPTRGIDVGTKSQIYAFIDTLANDGRSVIVISSDMPEILGLSDRVLVMRHGRIAGELDGERLTENAVVRLVMGTNEQPTGSAPHV comes from the coding sequence GTGAGCGCCGCCCCGGAGCGCGCGACCGCCCCGGTGCTGGAACTCGTTGATGTCCGCAAGAGCTTCGGCCCGATCGAGATCCTGCACGGCATCGACTTCGCGCTCCGTGCCGGCGAGGTGCATGCGCTGATCGGCGAGAACGGCGCCGGCAAGTCGACGATCATGAAAATCCTCGGCGGCTTCCTCGCGCCGACCTCCGGCGCGGTGCGGCTGGACGGGGCGCCCGCCCCCTATGCCACCGGCGCGCAGGCCGAAGCGGCCGGCGTCGTGGTCATCCACCAGGAGTTCAACCTCGCCCCCGATCTCACCGTCACCGAGAATATCTGGCTCGGGCGCGAGAAGGGCCGGCTGTTTCTCGACCATCGCGCCATGCGGGAGGGGACACAGGCTCTGCTCGACGAACTCGGCAGCACGATCCGGCCGGAGGCACGCATCCGCGACCTGCCCGTCTCCGACCGGCAGATGGTGGAGATCGCCAAGGCCCTCTCCCGCAAGGCGCGGGTGCTGATCATGGACGAGCCCTCCGCCGTGCTGACGCATCGGGAGGTGGAGGTGCTGTTCCGCCAGATCGAGCGGCTGCGGGCACAGGGCGTGGCGCTGCTCTACACCTCGCACCGGCTGGAGGAGATCACCCGCCTCGCCGACCGCGTCACCGTGCTGCGCGACGGCGCGGTGGTGCGCCGGGCCGGACGCGGGGAACTCAGCGAGGACGGCATGGCCACCGCCATGGTCGGGCGCGAACTCGCCGACATCTATCCGCAGAAGCGCCACCATGCCGGCAGCGTGGCGCTGGAGGTGCGGAGCTTTTCCGTGCCGCCGCTGGTTCGGGACATCTCCTTCACCCTGCGGCGCGGCGAGGTGCTGGGCATTTCCGGCCTTGTCGGCTCCGGCCGCACCGAACTCGCCGAAGGGCTGGTCGGGCTGCGCCCAGTGACCGGCGAGGTGCTGCGCCACGGCATCCCTGTCACCATCGGCTCGGTGCGCGACGCCGCCGCCAGCGGCATGGCCTATCTCACCGAGGACCGCAAGGAACGCGGCCTGCTGCTCGACAAGAACCTCACCGAGAACCTCACCCTCTCCACCCTCGCTCGCTTCGGCGCCCTGTTCATCGACGGCCGGCGCGAGGAAGAGGCGCTCACCCGCGCCATCGGCGAATTCGACATCCGCGCCCCGCGCCGCGACATGAAGGTGGGCAATCTCTCCGGCGGCAACCAGCAGAAGCTGCTCCTGGCCAAGACCATGCTTGGCGACCCCGAAATCGTCATCATCGACGAGCCGACGCGCGGCATTGATGTCGGCACCAAGAGCCAGATCTACGCCTTCATCGACACGCTCGCCAATGACGGGCGCAGCGTCATCGTCATCTCCTCCGACATGCCGGAAATCCTCGGCCTGTCCGACCGGGTGCTGGTGATGCGGCACGGCCGGATCGCCGGCGAACTCGACGGCGAACGCCTGACCGAGAACGCCGTGGTGCGCCTCGTCATGGGCACCAATGAACAGCCGACAGGGAGCGCCCCGCATGTCTGA
- a CDS encoding ABC transporter permease gives MSDTTRAGAGREATAPSLAARLPGLSALGPLLALILLVALGAYLNENFLSAGNITNVLARSAFIGMIAVGMTFVITSGGLDLSVGSMAAFIAGVMILGMNALLPTMGVGVPLILAGMGLALGLGLLAGLGNGLLVTKARIEPFIVTLGTMGIFRSLVTWLADGGTISLDFGVRQFYRPVYYSGLFGIAWPILVFAIVAVAGQIAMRHTRFGRYCEAIGSNDKVALYSAVNVERIRLMTYVLLGLLVGLATIMYVPRLGSASGSTGMLWELEAIAAVIIGGTALKGGYGRVWGTVIGVLILSPIDNILILADLVSPYLNGTIQGVIIVLAVVLQRGKSSSA, from the coding sequence ATGTCTGACACCACGCGCGCCGGTGCCGGCCGGGAAGCGACGGCGCCCTCCCTCGCCGCGCGCCTGCCCGGTCTTTCCGCGCTCGGCCCGCTGCTGGCGCTGATCCTGCTGGTGGCGCTGGGGGCGTATCTCAACGAGAATTTCCTCTCGGCCGGAAACATCACCAATGTGCTCGCCCGCTCCGCCTTCATCGGCATGATCGCGGTGGGCATGACCTTCGTCATCACCTCCGGCGGGCTCGATCTCTCCGTCGGCTCGATGGCGGCTTTCATCGCCGGGGTGATGATTCTCGGCATGAACGCGCTGCTGCCCACCATGGGCGTCGGCGTGCCGCTGATCCTCGCCGGCATGGGGCTGGCGCTCGGCCTCGGGCTGCTGGCGGGGCTGGGCAACGGGCTGCTGGTGACGAAAGCGCGGATCGAACCCTTCATCGTCACGCTCGGCACCATGGGCATCTTCCGCTCACTGGTGACCTGGCTCGCCGATGGCGGCACGATCAGCCTCGATTTCGGCGTGCGGCAGTTCTACCGGCCGGTCTATTATTCCGGCCTGTTCGGCATCGCCTGGCCGATCCTCGTCTTCGCCATCGTGGCGGTCGCCGGGCAGATCGCCATGCGGCACACGCGCTTCGGCCGCTATTGCGAGGCCATCGGCTCCAACGACAAGGTGGCGCTGTATTCGGCGGTGAATGTCGAGCGCATAAGGCTGATGACCTATGTGCTGCTCGGCCTGCTCGTCGGCCTCGCCACCATCATGTATGTGCCGCGCCTCGGCTCGGCCTCCGGTTCCACCGGCATGCTGTGGGAGCTGGAGGCGATCGCCGCCGTCATCATCGGCGGCACGGCGCTGAAGGGCGGCTATGGCCGCGTCTGGGGCACGGTGATCGGCGTGCTCATCCTCAGCCCGATCGACAACATCCTCATCCTGGCGGACCTCGTCTCCCCGTACCTCAACGGGACGATCCAGGGCGTCATCATCGTGCTCGCGGTGGTTCTCCAGCGCGGCAAATCATCATCCGCCTGA
- a CDS encoding ABC transporter substrate-binding protein, producing the protein MERRTFLTTAAIGAATAAAGVSIPALAQGKKAVIGVSIPSATHGFMGGLNWHAQETIKRLKATYPNLDFVLATAGAVGKQVNDIEDMVATRNIDALVVLPFESEPLTSPVKAVKDAGKWVTVVDRGLSQPGIEDLYVAGDNTAFGRVSGEYFKANLKPGAKIVVLRGIPTTLDNERVDAFQAAIAGSGIEILDMQHGNWNRDKAFQVMQDYLSKHKQIDAVWAADDDMAIGVMEAIAQAGRQKEMWIVGGAGMKEIIKRVMDKDPQIPVDVSYTPAQISTALEVTALRFVSDTPVYGRFIIGSTLITPENAAQFYFPDSPF; encoded by the coding sequence ATGGAACGCAGGACCTTCCTTACCACCGCCGCCATCGGCGCGGCCACGGCTGCCGCAGGCGTCTCAATACCCGCGCTCGCGCAGGGCAAGAAAGCGGTGATCGGTGTCTCGATCCCCTCCGCCACCCATGGCTTCATGGGCGGGCTGAACTGGCACGCGCAGGAAACCATCAAGCGGCTGAAGGCGACCTATCCGAACCTCGACTTCGTGCTCGCCACCGCCGGCGCGGTGGGCAAGCAGGTGAACGATATCGAGGACATGGTGGCGACGCGCAACATCGACGCGCTGGTGGTGCTGCCCTTCGAATCCGAACCGCTGACCAGCCCGGTCAAGGCGGTGAAGGACGCCGGCAAATGGGTGACGGTTGTCGATCGCGGCCTGTCCCAGCCCGGCATCGAGGACCTCTATGTCGCCGGCGACAACACCGCCTTCGGCCGGGTCTCGGGGGAATATTTCAAGGCGAACCTCAAGCCCGGCGCCAAGATCGTGGTGCTGCGCGGCATTCCCACCACGCTCGACAATGAGCGCGTCGACGCCTTCCAGGCCGCCATCGCCGGCTCGGGGATTGAAATCCTCGACATGCAGCACGGCAATTGGAACCGCGACAAGGCGTTCCAGGTGATGCAGGATTACCTGTCCAAGCACAAGCAGATCGACGCCGTCTGGGCGGCGGACGACGACATGGCCATCGGCGTGATGGAGGCCATCGCCCAGGCCGGGCGGCAGAAGGAAATGTGGATCGTCGGCGGCGCCGGCATGAAGGAAATCATCAAGCGGGTGATGGACAAGGACCCGCAGATCCCGGTCGACGTATCCTACACCCCGGCGCAGATCTCCACCGCGCTCGAAGTCACCGCTCTGCGCTTCGTCTCCGACACGCCGGTCTATGGCCGCTTCATCATCGGCTCGACGCTGATCACGCCGGAGAATGCGGCGCAATTCTACTTCCCCGACAGCCCGTTCTGA
- a CDS encoding DNA-3-methyladenine glycosylase: MIPLEGDALALAPRLIGVTLLVDGVGGLIVETEAYRRDDPASHSYPGPTPRNAAMFGPPFHAYVYRSYGLHWCFNIVAQDHGAVLVRALAPVAGLERMAERRGGPAFLCAGPGRLTQALAITGALDGAPLDLPPFDWREREGAPDIVTGPRIGISKAMEAPWRFGLRGSPFLSRRFP; this comes from the coding sequence ATGATCCCGCTTGAAGGCGACGCGCTCGCCCTCGCCCCGCGCCTCATCGGCGTGACACTATTGGTCGACGGCGTCGGCGGCCTCATCGTCGAGACCGAGGCCTATCGGCGCGACGATCCCGCCTCGCACAGCTATCCCGGCCCGACGCCGCGCAATGCGGCTATGTTCGGCCCGCCTTTCCATGCCTATGTCTACCGCTCCTATGGCCTGCACTGGTGCTTCAACATCGTGGCGCAGGACCATGGCGCCGTGCTGGTGCGGGCGCTGGCGCCGGTGGCGGGGCTGGAGCGCATGGCGGAGCGCCGGGGCGGCCCCGCCTTTCTCTGCGCCGGCCCCGGCCGGCTGACGCAGGCGCTCGCCATCACCGGCGCCCTCGACGGCGCACCGCTCGACCTTCCGCCCTTCGACTGGCGCGAGCGCGAGGGCGCGCCGGACATCGTGACGGGACCGCGCATCGGTATCAGCAAGGCCATGGAAGCCCCCTGGCGTTTCGGCCTGCGCGGCTCGCCCTTCCTCAGCCGCCGCTTTCCCTGA
- a CDS encoding cysteine hydrolase family protein, with protein sequence MAALGLVHGPLGANALHLCVDMQRLFGPGSPWAVPWLEKVLPKVDALCTHKPERTAFTRFIPPPRPGDAIGSWARYYQRWEAVTGEAIGADMTRLVPTLERFVPPARVVDKRVYSPWTEGALDALLAPAGVDTLVVTGGETDVCVLATALGAIDRGFRVVLVTDALCSSSDSTHDALMELYTRRFSQQVEVARTEEVLEQWR encoded by the coding sequence ATGGCGGCGCTCGGCCTCGTTCACGGTCCGCTCGGCGCGAACGCCCTGCATCTGTGCGTCGACATGCAGCGCCTGTTCGGCCCCGGTTCGCCCTGGGCGGTGCCCTGGCTGGAAAAGGTGCTGCCGAAGGTCGACGCGCTGTGCACCCATAAACCGGAGCGCACCGCGTTCACCCGCTTCATCCCGCCCCCGCGCCCGGGCGACGCTATCGGGAGTTGGGCGCGCTACTATCAGCGCTGGGAGGCCGTCACCGGCGAGGCGATCGGCGCCGACATGACGCGCCTGGTGCCGACGCTGGAGCGCTTCGTGCCGCCGGCGCGGGTGGTCGACAAGCGCGTCTACTCGCCCTGGACCGAGGGCGCGCTCGATGCGCTGCTGGCTCCCGCCGGGGTGGACACGCTGGTCGTCACCGGCGGCGAGACGGATGTGTGCGTTCTCGCCACCGCGCTCGGCGCCATCGACCGGGGCTTTCGCGTGGTTCTGGTCACGGATGCGCTGTGCAGTTCCTCCGATTCCACCCATGACGCGCTGATGGAGCTCTACACCCGCCGCTTCAGCCAGCAGGTGGAGGTCGCCCGCACCGAGGAGGTGCTGGAGCAATGGCGCTGA
- the xth gene encoding exodeoxyribonuclease III, protein MKIATFNVNGINGRLAVLLRWLEEARPDVVCLQELKAADARFPIRAVEQAGYGALWHGQKSWNGVAILARGREPVLIRRGLPGETEDRQARYIEAAVEGMVIACLYLPNGNPAPGPKFTYKQRWFARLVAHAAELKALDVPVVLAGDYNVMPTELDVYRPERWTDDALFRPEVRAAFHALTAQGWTDALRTLHPDERLYTFWDYVRRAFERDAGLRLDHLLLSPSLAPRLVAAGVDRAVRGWDKASDHAPAWIELTPARSRRPRRKSE, encoded by the coding sequence GTGAAGATCGCCACCTTCAACGTCAACGGCATTAATGGCCGCCTCGCCGTGCTGCTGCGCTGGCTGGAGGAGGCGCGACCGGATGTGGTGTGCCTGCAGGAACTCAAGGCCGCCGACGCCCGCTTTCCCATCCGCGCCGTCGAGCAGGCCGGCTATGGCGCGCTCTGGCACGGACAGAAAAGCTGGAACGGCGTCGCCATCCTCGCCCGCGGCCGCGAGCCGGTGCTCATCCGGCGCGGCCTGCCCGGCGAGACGGAGGACCGCCAGGCCCGCTATATCGAGGCGGCGGTGGAGGGCATGGTCATCGCCTGCCTCTATCTGCCCAATGGCAACCCGGCGCCGGGGCCGAAATTCACCTACAAGCAGCGCTGGTTCGCCCGGCTCGTCGCGCATGCGGCGGAACTGAAGGCGCTCGACGTGCCGGTGGTTCTCGCCGGCGACTACAATGTGATGCCGACCGAACTCGACGTGTACCGGCCCGAGCGCTGGACCGACGACGCGCTGTTCCGGCCGGAGGTGCGAGCGGCCTTTCACGCTCTCACCGCACAGGGTTGGACGGACGCGCTGCGGACGCTGCATCCCGATGAGCGCCTCTACACCTTTTGGGACTATGTCCGCCGCGCCTTCGAGCGCGACGCCGGGCTGCGGCTCGACCATCTCCTGCTCAGCCCCTCCCTGGCGCCGCGCCTCGTCGCCGCCGGGGTCGACCGTGCGGTGCGCGGCTGGGACAAGGCGAGCGACCACGCCCCGGCCTGGATCGAACTCACCCCCGCCCGCTCCCGGCGCCCCCGGCGGAAAAGCGAATAG
- a CDS encoding RNA polymerase sigma factor: MDAARRIGAVLAAARPQALAALLRYFRDLDLAEEAFQEACLRALKSWPQNGPPRDPAAWLIFVGRNVALDGVRRQAKQTALPPEDVLSDTGDAEAEAAARLDGAHYRDDVLRLLFICCHPELPATQQVALALRIVSGLSVGQIARAFVVSEAAMEQRLTRAKARIARAQAGEGGVPFEPPGPVERAERLGAVAAMLYLVFNEGYSAAGDATAARDPLCEEAIRLARLLLRLFPSEPEIMGLTALMLLQHARAPARFTADGTVILLENQNRALWNRAMIGEGLALLDKAMRHRRPGAYQVQAAIAALHARAATAEDTDWAQIDLLYGTLEIMTPSPVVTLNRAVAISKLRGPEAALAMVEPLGERLSDYFHYHGLRGALLMQLGRKAEARAGFMAAISLATTPAEAAHIRSHLDALA, translated from the coding sequence ATGGATGCGGCGCGCAGGATCGGCGCTGTGCTCGCTGCGGCGCGCCCGCAGGCACTCGCGGCGCTGCTGCGCTATTTCCGCGATCTCGACCTCGCCGAGGAGGCGTTTCAGGAGGCGTGCCTGCGCGCGCTGAAAAGCTGGCCGCAGAACGGCCCGCCGCGCGATCCCGCCGCCTGGCTCATCTTTGTCGGGCGAAATGTCGCGCTTGACGGCGTGCGGCGCCAGGCGAAGCAGACGGCGCTGCCGCCGGAAGATGTCCTCTCCGACACCGGGGATGCCGAGGCGGAAGCGGCGGCGCGGCTCGACGGGGCGCATTATCGCGACGACGTGCTCCGCCTGCTGTTCATCTGCTGCCATCCCGAACTGCCGGCAACGCAGCAGGTCGCGCTCGCTTTGCGCATCGTCTCCGGGCTCTCGGTCGGCCAGATCGCCCGCGCCTTCGTGGTCAGCGAGGCGGCGATGGAGCAGCGCCTCACCCGGGCCAAGGCGCGCATCGCCCGCGCCCAGGCGGGAGAGGGCGGCGTGCCCTTCGAGCCGCCGGGGCCGGTGGAGCGGGCGGAGCGGCTCGGTGCCGTCGCGGCGATGCTCTATCTCGTCTTCAATGAAGGCTATTCCGCCGCCGGGGACGCCACGGCCGCGCGCGACCCGCTGTGCGAGGAGGCGATCCGGCTGGCGCGGCTGCTGTTGCGTCTCTTTCCGTCCGAGCCGGAAATCATGGGGCTGACCGCGCTCATGCTGCTGCAGCACGCCCGCGCCCCCGCCCGCTTCACCGCTGACGGGACGGTGATCCTGCTGGAGAACCAGAACCGCGCGCTGTGGAACCGGGCGATGATCGGCGAGGGGCTCGCGCTTCTCGACAAGGCGATGCGCCACCGCCGGCCCGGCGCCTATCAGGTGCAGGCGGCCATCGCCGCGCTGCATGCGCGGGCCGCCACCGCCGAGGACACTGACTGGGCGCAGATCGACCTGCTCTACGGCACGCTGGAAATAATGACTCCCTCGCCGGTGGTGACGCTCAACCGGGCGGTGGCGATTTCCAAGCTGCGCGGCCCCGAGGCGGCGCTGGCCATGGTAGAACCGTTGGGTGAGCGGCTGTCCGACTATTTCCATTATCACGGCCTGCGCGGCGCGCTGCTGATGCAGCTCGGCCGCAAGGCCGAGGCGCGCGCGGGCTTCATGGCGGCGATCAGCCTCGCCACCACCCCGGCCGAGGCCGCCCATATACGCAGCCATCTCGACGCTCTCGCCTGA
- a CDS encoding YciI family protein, translating into MFYALLCYHREDVVCGWTKEEDDAVMTRLGVVHERLAAAGKLGPAARLLPTTAATTLRKDQDPPLILDGPFAETKEQLLGFYVLDCENLEEALDIARQLGVANPGGCYEVRPVGLFLDGGARA; encoded by the coding sequence ATGTTCTACGCCCTGCTTTGCTACCATAGGGAAGATGTCGTCTGCGGCTGGACCAAGGAGGAGGACGACGCCGTCATGACGAGGCTCGGCGTCGTGCACGAACGGCTGGCGGCGGCTGGCAAGCTCGGCCCGGCCGCGCGCCTGCTGCCGACCACGGCCGCCACCACGCTGCGCAAGGACCAGGATCCGCCCCTCATTCTCGACGGACCCTTCGCCGAGACCAAGGAGCAGCTTCTGGGCTTCTACGTGCTCGACTGCGAAAATCTGGAGGAGGCGCTCGACATCGCCCGCCAGCTCGGCGTGGCCAATCCCGGCGGTTGCTATGAGGTGCGTCCGGTCGGCCTGTTCCTTGACGGCGGCGCGCGGGCCTGA
- a CDS encoding MoaD/ThiS family protein, protein MNARAGEWQDEAPAPVLVRLPPHLVVLFPGAERLVALPAASVAEMVDRLDALWPGMRERLCDETPAIRRHINVFVEGRRARLSTPLDPGADVFVITAISGG, encoded by the coding sequence GTGAACGCGCGGGCGGGGGAGTGGCAGGACGAGGCGCCGGCGCCCGTGCTGGTGCGCCTGCCGCCGCATCTCGTCGTGCTGTTTCCCGGCGCCGAGCGGCTGGTGGCGCTTCCCGCCGCCAGCGTCGCGGAAATGGTCGACAGGCTCGACGCGCTCTGGCCCGGCATGCGCGAGCGCCTGTGCGACGAGACGCCGGCGATACGGCGCCACATCAACGTCTTCGTCGAGGGAAGGCGCGCCCGGCTTTCCACGCCGCTCGACCCCGGGGCGGATGTCTTCGTCATCACCGCGATCAGCGGTGGCTGA
- a CDS encoding WD40/YVTN/BNR-like repeat-containing protein gives MARQVFLLVGTRKGAFLAESDAARRSWALRGPFCETWPTNHVVADPASGTLYAGGGNEWFGPAVWKSTDLGASWTHSSQGLAYEGGEAPVKAVWSLAVAGDGTLYAGVEPAGLFRSTDGGESWTHLDGLQKHPTRPEWHPGGAGLILHSLVLDPADPNKLWVGISAAGVFASEDGGLTWEPRNRGTRADFMPEGQNYPEFGQCVHCLVMAPGGRGRLYQQNHCGMYRSDDGGHSWQSIERGLPSSFGFPAAVHPRDPDGLYLIPLNGDIKGRFMPEGNAAVWRTGDAGASWRAQRAGLPQGGAYFNVLRQAMATDTLEPAGVYFGSNAGGLYASADEGETWDCIAPHLPTITSVETLVLER, from the coding sequence ATGGCCCGGCAGGTCTTCCTTCTCGTCGGCACCCGCAAGGGCGCCTTCCTCGCCGAAAGCGACGCGGCTCGCCGCTCCTGGGCCCTGCGCGGCCCGTTCTGCGAGACATGGCCGACCAATCATGTCGTCGCCGATCCCGCCAGCGGCACGCTCTATGCCGGTGGCGGCAATGAATGGTTCGGCCCGGCGGTGTGGAAATCCACCGATCTCGGCGCGAGCTGGACCCATTCGAGCCAGGGCCTCGCCTATGAGGGCGGCGAGGCGCCGGTAAAGGCGGTGTGGAGCCTGGCGGTGGCCGGCGACGGCACGCTCTATGCCGGCGTCGAGCCGGCCGGCCTGTTCCGCAGCACCGATGGCGGGGAGAGCTGGACCCATCTCGACGGGCTGCAGAAGCACCCGACCCGGCCGGAATGGCATCCCGGCGGCGCCGGGCTGATCCTGCACTCGCTGGTGCTCGATCCCGCCGATCCGAACAAGCTCTGGGTCGGCATCTCCGCCGCCGGCGTGTTCGCCAGCGAGGATGGCGGCCTCACCTGGGAACCGCGCAATCGCGGCACGCGGGCCGATTTCATGCCGGAAGGGCAGAACTACCCGGAATTCGGCCAGTGCGTGCATTGCCTCGTCATGGCGCCGGGCGGGCGGGGGCGGCTCTACCAGCAGAACCATTGCGGCATGTACCGCTCCGACGATGGCGGCCATAGCTGGCAGAGCATCGAGCGGGGCCTGCCCTCCTCCTTCGGCTTTCCGGCGGCGGTGCATCCGCGCGACCCGGACGGGCTCTATCTCATCCCGCTCAACGGCGACATCAAGGGCCGGTTCATGCCGGAGGGCAACGCCGCCGTCTGGCGCACCGGTGATGCCGGCGCAAGCTGGCGGGCGCAGCGCGCCGGGCTGCCACAGGGCGGCGCCTATTTCAACGTGCTGCGCCAGGCGATGGCCACCGACACGCTGGAACCCGCCGGGGTCTATTTCGGCAGCAATGCTGGCGGGCTCTATGCCAGTGCCGATGAGGGCGAGACCTGGGACTGCATCGCCCCGCATCTGCCGACCATCACCTCGGTCGAAACGCTGGTGCTGGAGCGGTGA
- a CDS encoding VOC family protein, whose product MNVQAYLMFNGRTEEALAFYGRAIGAEVTALMRFGEAPEAPPPGMIPEGWDDKVMHASFRVGAAELMASDGCQSDGAGFAGISLALSVASPAEAEQRFAALSEGGTVTMPLGPTFFAPAFGTLTDRFGVSWMVVVATA is encoded by the coding sequence ATGAACGTGCAGGCCTATCTGATGTTCAACGGCCGCACCGAGGAGGCGCTGGCGTTCTACGGGCGCGCCATCGGGGCGGAGGTCACGGCACTGATGCGCTTTGGCGAGGCGCCGGAGGCGCCGCCGCCCGGCATGATCCCGGAAGGCTGGGACGACAAGGTGATGCATGCCAGCTTCCGCGTCGGCGCCGCCGAGCTGATGGCGTCCGATGGCTGTCAGTCGGACGGCGCGGGCTTTGCCGGCATCTCGCTGGCGCTCTCCGTCGCCTCGCCGGCGGAGGCGGAGCAGCGCTTCGCCGCGCTGTCCGAGGGGGGCACCGTGACCATGCCCCTCGGCCCCACCTTCTTCGCTCCCGCCTTCGGCACCCTCACCGACCGGTTCGGCGTGTCGTGGATGGTTGTCGTGGCGACGGCTTGA
- a CDS encoding SRPBCC family protein: MPSTIRLHRVLATSPEKLYRAFIEPDAQAKWISPHGFTCTVHELDARVGGSFRMSFRNFTTGESHAFGGTYEELVPGKSLRYTDRFDDPALPGEMQVSVTLREVSVGTELEIVQAGVPDIIPPEACYLGWQQSLDNLARLVEPDIRG; the protein is encoded by the coding sequence ATGCCCAGCACGATACGCCTGCACCGTGTCCTCGCAACCTCTCCGGAGAAGCTCTACCGCGCCTTCATCGAGCCGGACGCGCAGGCGAAATGGATATCGCCGCACGGTTTTACCTGTACGGTGCACGAACTGGACGCGAGGGTGGGCGGCAGCTTCCGCATGTCGTTCCGCAACTTCACCACCGGGGAAAGCCACGCCTTCGGCGGCACCTATGAGGAACTCGTGCCGGGCAAGAGCCTGCGCTACACTGACCGCTTCGACGACCCCGCGCTGCCCGGCGAGATGCAGGTGAGCGTTACCTTGCGGGAGGTGTCGGTCGGCACCGAACTGGAGATCGTGCAGGCGGGCGTGCCCGACATCATCCCGCCCGAAGCCTGCTATCTGGGCTGGCAGCAATCGCTCGACAATCTCGCCCGGCTGGTCGAGCCGGACATACGCGGCTAG
- a CDS encoding NrsF family protein: MKTDDLIRALAADTRRSAPPLGTVRRAALVLAVLLAGAVFSLSLGPRPDALAALETVRFLFKFVVTLALAASAFVLLGRLVRPGEAARAPLGWLLAGPLLLVIGVGLELLAVPAAEWSTRLVGVNARTCLTFIPLIGAAPLVVFLAVLRHGAPTRPVLAGAVAGLLAGGLAAAFYAAHCPDDSPLFVASWYSLAIAGLAAAGALIGPRVARW, translated from the coding sequence ATGAAGACCGACGATCTCATCCGGGCGCTCGCCGCCGATACACGCCGCTCCGCGCCGCCGCTCGGCACCGTCCGGCGCGCGGCGCTCGTGCTGGCGGTCCTGCTGGCGGGGGCGGTGTTCTCGCTCAGCCTCGGCCCGCGCCCGGATGCACTGGCGGCGCTGGAGACGGTGCGCTTCCTGTTCAAATTCGTGGTGACGCTGGCTCTCGCGGCGAGCGCCTTCGTGCTGCTCGGCCGGCTGGTGCGGCCGGGGGAGGCGGCGCGCGCCCCGCTCGGCTGGCTGCTGGCCGGGCCGCTGCTGCTCGTCATCGGCGTCGGGCTGGAACTGCTGGCGGTGCCGGCCGCCGAGTGGAGCACGCGGCTCGTCGGCGTCAATGCCCGCACCTGCCTCACCTTCATTCCGCTGATCGGCGCCGCCCCGCTCGTCGTCTTCCTCGCCGTGCTGCGCCATGGCGCGCCCACCCGGCCGGTGCTGGCGGGAGCGGTGGCGGGGCTGCTGGCCGGGGGGCTGGCGGCGGCGTTCTACGCCGCCCATTGTCCCGACGATTCCCCGCTCTTCGTCGCGAGCTGGTACAGCCTGGCGATCGCCGGCCTCGCCGCGGCGGGGGCGCTGATCGGCCCCCGCGTGGCGCGCTGGTAG
- a CDS encoding sigma-70 family RNA polymerase sigma factor — MNGRKERDHERELADLLRAALAGDERAYAAFLARVAGLVRAYVRGRISHGGVEPEDVVQEVLLAIHLKRHTWLPEAPVLPWVYAIARFKLIDAFRRRGRRAEIDVDDIAETIPQPEVETVSARDIGRALDGLAPGQRSVVAAISVEGQSVEEAARRLKMTETAVRVALHRGLAAIARRFGSD; from the coding sequence GTGAACGGCCGGAAGGAGCGCGACCACGAACGCGAGCTCGCCGATCTGCTGCGCGCCGCGCTGGCGGGTGACGAGCGCGCCTATGCGGCGTTTCTCGCGCGTGTGGCCGGGCTGGTCCGCGCCTATGTGCGCGGTCGGATCAGTCATGGCGGGGTCGAGCCGGAGGATGTGGTGCAGGAGGTGCTGCTGGCGATCCATCTGAAGCGGCATACATGGCTGCCCGAGGCGCCGGTGCTGCCCTGGGTGTATGCCATTGCGCGCTTCAAGCTGATCGACGCCTTTCGCCGGCGCGGCCGGCGGGCGGAGATCGACGTTGATGACATCGCCGAGACGATTCCCCAGCCGGAAGTCGAGACGGTGAGCGCGCGCGACATCGGCCGGGCGCTGGACGGTCTCGCCCCCGGCCAGCGCTCGGTGGTGGCGGCGATCTCGGTCGAGGGACAGTCGGTCGAGGAGGCGGCGCGGCGGCTGAAGATGACGGAGACGGCGGTGCGGGTGGCGCTGCACCGGGGACTGGCCGCGATCGCGCGGCGATTTGGAAGCGACTGA